In one window of Desulforhabdus amnigena DNA:
- a CDS encoding rhodanese-like domain-containing protein translates to MSDTRADKRGKPCRNWPHAIWQSGAVFLLAAAVGLLFNQFRPDGLPLVANWSMEAQLASAKPDENLTVSLEEAKALFVIRGALFLDSRSEEFYRLGHIAGARNLPWEDFENRFQDVMGDVPLETLIITYCDGESCSLSKDLALALLGKGYTEVRVLLNGWSLWKESHLPTGEE, encoded by the coding sequence ATGTCCGATACTCGAGCCGATAAACGGGGAAAACCCTGCAGAAATTGGCCTCACGCGATTTGGCAAAGTGGGGCCGTTTTCCTGCTCGCTGCAGCGGTGGGACTGCTTTTCAATCAATTCCGCCCCGACGGATTGCCCCTCGTGGCAAACTGGTCCATGGAAGCCCAGCTCGCTTCCGCCAAACCCGATGAAAACCTCACCGTCTCCCTTGAAGAGGCGAAAGCGCTCTTTGTGATTCGGGGAGCCCTCTTTCTGGATTCCCGGTCCGAAGAATTCTACAGGCTCGGCCATATTGCAGGGGCCCGGAATCTCCCCTGGGAAGATTTCGAAAATCGTTTCCAGGATGTGATGGGGGACGTTCCCCTGGAAACATTGATCATTACCTATTGCGACGGTGAAAGTTGTTCCTTGAGCAAAGATCTGGCCCTTGCCCTCCTGGGAAAGGGCTATACGGAGGTGCGGGTCCTTCTCAATGGCTGGTCCCTCTGGAAGGAATCCCATCTGCCCACGGGTGAAGAATAG